A window of Betaproteobacteria bacterium contains these coding sequences:
- a CDS encoding PEP-CTERM sorting domain-containing protein, producing the protein MNNRRGTTRVAIALVMLAAPLAVEATPIAYDLSFQTSGQSIWNSGTSFTLDKTTFLGVAWQDKKIDIDAMVGQEINPVPNPLRLAYDAAFAVCNALHSASACINGQTAQAPVAALGSRPGVRSCGAFAFDCEFARAGDLISRAAYDTAFAACRIGFSATVCRKGQPLKLPLVALGTAPPSFLNVDTRTGFALNGTTDGRVGLDLGVKIDSGSVDATVSYQATLDIPDTATLDKATPINFNPNSVFAGTNVLNTSFSNVAVSVDAVMELSGSVAVEGCLIGPGCASASAPFNIDETAPILSFNADGEGGILLLGHTPTVFGLPAEANGFPFGLDVAGLAEVTLHLPQPNASGDLDAASQTLKATGQDDLVDLTLDVDNIVASAAGVPGLFGSSFQLPILGSVGFDIINVEMGPAIDLKQEFELDPTLFVSLLFDKAVKVGDTIVTELVAAWDSLPSITFLDDVTLVTPTFFVQADLLNRTLLDFDLEFGIDLLQIFYDFGTLGKDSIGIGNVLNTGVDLFESPDLYSNLFDLAGFNLQIGDPFEVNFQSGSTGPSSRLARSAINEIVLPAGVAAIPEPGTIMLLLGGIFGIHAFRRRAQRGCGTQMLASGPVPNAAPA; encoded by the coding sequence ATGAACAATCGGCGAGGCACCACTCGAGTAGCTATTGCGCTTGTCATGCTCGCGGCGCCGCTTGCGGTCGAAGCGACGCCCATCGCGTACGATCTGTCCTTCCAGACCAGCGGCCAAAGCATATGGAATAGCGGCACCTCGTTCACGCTGGACAAGACGACGTTTCTCGGGGTCGCCTGGCAAGATAAGAAAATCGACATCGACGCGATGGTCGGCCAGGAAATCAACCCCGTCCCCAATCCTCTGCGCCTTGCCTACGATGCCGCGTTCGCGGTATGCAACGCGCTTCACTCGGCCAGTGCCTGCATCAACGGCCAGACGGCCCAGGCTCCCGTGGCCGCGCTCGGATCGAGGCCCGGCGTGCGTTCCTGCGGCGCGTTCGCGTTCGACTGCGAGTTTGCGCGGGCGGGAGACCTCATAAGCCGGGCCGCTTACGACACGGCGTTCGCAGCCTGCCGCATCGGATTTTCGGCGACGGTGTGCCGCAAAGGGCAGCCGCTGAAACTCCCGTTGGTCGCGTTAGGTACGGCACCTCCCTCCTTTCTCAACGTCGACACGCGCACCGGCTTCGCCCTGAATGGAACCACGGATGGGCGCGTTGGCCTCGATCTCGGCGTCAAGATCGACAGCGGCTCGGTGGATGCAACGGTGTCCTATCAGGCGACGCTGGATATTCCCGATACGGCCACGCTCGATAAAGCGACTCCGATCAACTTCAATCCCAACAGTGTCTTCGCAGGCACCAACGTTCTCAATACGTCCTTTTCCAACGTCGCGGTGTCGGTGGATGCGGTCATGGAGCTCTCCGGCAGCGTTGCAGTGGAGGGCTGCCTGATAGGCCCCGGATGCGCATCCGCGAGCGCGCCGTTCAACATCGACGAGACCGCGCCGATCCTGTCCTTCAACGCCGACGGCGAAGGCGGAATCCTGCTACTGGGTCATACGCCTACGGTTTTCGGCCTGCCCGCCGAAGCGAACGGCTTTCCTTTTGGCCTGGATGTCGCCGGCCTGGCCGAGGTCACGCTTCATCTTCCGCAGCCGAACGCCAGCGGCGACCTCGACGCCGCATCGCAAACGTTGAAGGCGACCGGGCAGGACGATCTGGTCGATCTCACCCTGGACGTCGACAACATCGTTGCGTCGGCCGCGGGCGTGCCCGGATTGTTCGGATCGTCCTTCCAATTGCCAATCCTGGGCAGCGTCGGCTTCGACATCATCAACGTCGAAATGGGACCGGCCATCGACCTGAAGCAGGAATTCGAGCTCGACCCGACCCTATTCGTATCGCTGTTGTTCGACAAGGCAGTCAAGGTCGGCGACACGATCGTTACGGAGTTGGTGGCGGCGTGGGATAGCTTGCCGTCCATCACCTTTCTCGACGATGTCACCCTGGTGACCCCGACGTTCTTCGTGCAAGCCGACTTGTTGAACCGCACGCTATTGGACTTCGATCTCGAGTTCGGCATCGACCTGCTGCAGATATTCTATGACTTCGGTACGCTCGGGAAGGATTCGATCGGCATCGGCAACGTTCTCAACACGGGAGTCGACCTGTTCGAGTCGCCCGACCTGTACAGCAACCTTTTCGATCTCGCCGGCTTCAACCTGCAGATCGGAGACCCCTTCGAGGTCAATTTCCAATCGGGCTCGACAGGTCCCAGCAGCCGCCTCGCGAGAAGCGCCATCAACGAGATCGTCCTGCCCGCAGGCGTTGCTGCGATACCGGAACCGGGCACGATCATGCTTCTGCTGGGCGGCATTTTCGGTATCCATGCGTTCCGCCGGCGCGCGCAGCGTGGTTGCGGCACGCAAATGCTCGCCAGCGGTCCGGTACCGAACGCTGCGCCGGCATAG
- a CDS encoding CoA transferase, whose translation MTMPRLPLNSFKVLDLTAHRAGPTAVRQLADWGADVIKIEPPGAGADVTGSRRDGPDFQNLHRNKRSLTLNLKTPEGLKIFMDLAKTADVVVENYKSTVKYKLGVDYEAVKKVNPRIVYGSISGFGQDGPYEGRAGVDQIAQGMGGLMSITGHAGGGPVRVGIAINDTSAGILLANAIVLALLDRERTGEGQWVHTSLIEAQIFMLDFQASR comes from the coding sequence ATGACCATGCCCCGACTGCCGCTGAACAGCTTCAAGGTACTCGACCTCACCGCACACCGAGCGGGTCCGACCGCGGTGCGCCAGCTTGCCGACTGGGGCGCCGACGTGATCAAGATCGAGCCGCCCGGCGCCGGCGCGGACGTAACCGGCAGCCGCCGCGACGGGCCGGACTTCCAGAACCTGCACCGCAACAAGCGCAGTCTCACGCTCAATCTGAAGACACCCGAGGGACTGAAGATCTTCATGGACCTCGCCAAGACCGCCGACGTGGTGGTCGAGAACTACAAGTCCACGGTCAAATACAAGCTCGGCGTCGATTACGAGGCGGTGAAGAAGGTCAATCCGCGTATCGTCTACGGCAGCATTTCCGGCTTCGGCCAGGACGGGCCTTACGAAGGGCGCGCCGGAGTGGACCAGATCGCGCAAGGCATGGGCGGGCTCATGTCGATCACGGGCCATGCCGGCGGCGGACCGGTGCGCGTCGGCATCGCGATCAACGACACCTCGGCCGGGATCCTGCTCGCCAATGCCATCGTGCTGGCCCTGCTCGATCGCGAACGCACGGGCGAGGGCCAGTGGGTTCACACCTCGCTCATCGAGGCGCAGATCTTCATGCTCGACTTCCAGGCCTCCCG
- a CDS encoding amidohydrolase family protein, with protein MAALDHSAYVFRGNAYRNLADLDAWTRQREEAALEPDLPIIDPHHHVWDNRHGRYLIDELAADVASGHNVVATVFIECGTAYRGDGPVEMRPVGEVEFANGIAAMSASGHYGKARLCAGLIGHADLTLGKRVQPVLEALIAAGNGRLRGIRHGVTWDTGNAARFGRREVPQHQVLDPTFREGFACLQPLGLTFESWQFHPQLPDAVDLLRAFPEANVILNHAGGLLGIAPHDGNRDEVFAIWRGHMRRLTQFPNLTVKIGGLGMLYCGWDFHLRDMPPGSEELAAAWRPYVETCIELFGVERCMMESNFPVDKQSCGYGVLWNALKRITQQCSAAEKAALYRDTAARVYRLAVQ; from the coding sequence ATGGCAGCACTGGATCATTCCGCTTACGTTTTTCGCGGCAACGCGTATCGCAATCTTGCCGACCTGGACGCGTGGACGCGGCAGCGCGAGGAAGCCGCGCTCGAGCCCGATCTGCCGATCATCGATCCGCACCATCACGTCTGGGACAACCGGCACGGCCGCTATCTGATCGATGAGCTGGCGGCCGACGTGGCGAGCGGCCACAACGTCGTCGCCACCGTCTTTATCGAGTGCGGGACCGCGTATCGTGGCGATGGTCCGGTCGAGATGCGGCCCGTGGGCGAAGTGGAGTTCGCCAACGGCATCGCCGCCATGAGTGCGAGCGGGCACTACGGCAAGGCGCGGCTGTGCGCCGGCCTCATCGGACACGCCGACCTCACCCTCGGCAAGCGCGTGCAGCCGGTGCTGGAGGCGCTCATCGCTGCGGGCAATGGGCGGCTGCGCGGCATCCGCCACGGCGTGACCTGGGATACCGGCAATGCGGCCCGGTTCGGCCGGCGCGAAGTGCCGCAGCATCAGGTATTGGATCCGACCTTCCGCGAGGGCTTCGCCTGCCTGCAGCCGCTCGGGCTCACGTTCGAGTCGTGGCAGTTCCATCCGCAGCTGCCCGACGCGGTCGATCTGTTGCGCGCGTTTCCGGAAGCCAACGTGATCCTCAACCATGCTGGTGGACTGCTCGGCATTGCTCCGCACGACGGCAACCGCGACGAAGTGTTCGCCATCTGGCGCGGGCATATGCGCAGGCTCACGCAGTTTCCGAACCTCACCGTCAAAATCGGCGGACTCGGCATGCTCTATTGCGGCTGGGATTTCCACCTGCGCGACATGCCGCCGGGATCCGAGGAGCTGGCCGCGGCCTGGCGTCCCTATGTCGAAACCTGCATCGAGCTCTTCGGCGTCGAGCGCTGCATGATGGAAAGCAATTTCCCCGTGGACAAGCAATCGTGCGGGTACGGGGTTTTGTGGAACGCGTTGAAGCGCATCACGCAGCAGTGCTCGGCGGCGGAGAAAGCGGCGCTCTATCGCGACACGGCCGCGCGCGTTTATCGGCTTGCCGTTCAGTGA